In Chloroflexota bacterium, a genomic segment contains:
- a CDS encoding MTH1187 family thiamine-binding protein, whose product MAILEISVMPLGTETPSLSKYVAGAVKVLQAEKGVKYEMTSMGTNIEGDLEQLLDLARRMHLSAFDAGAQRVVTTMKIDERRDQTATIQSKVAAVKRELEK is encoded by the coding sequence GATCAGCGTCATGCCGCTGGGCACGGAGACGCCCTCGTTGAGCAAGTATGTCGCCGGCGCGGTAAAAGTACTGCAGGCGGAGAAAGGCGTGAAATATGAGATGACCTCGATGGGCACCAACATTGAAGGGGACCTGGAACAACTCCTCGACCTGGCCAGGCGAATGCACCTTTCCGCCTTTGATGCCGGCGCGCAGCGGGTGGTGACCACTATGAAGATTGACGAACGGCGGGACCAGACAGCCACCATCCAGAGCAAGGTGGCGGCAGTGAAGAGAGAACTGGAGAAATAA